GGAATATTGAGGCTTGAAGCAGAAACCATGGCCCAGCCAGCCAAAGGTGCTGCAAGCAGCAGAGTATAAAAGCCCCAATGTGTGCCCTTTGCTGCCAGCCTCTGCCAGGCAGGCATGCCCGGCGGCAAGCCAGGTTGCGGGTTCGCGATCCGCCAGACCAGCCGAACCACTGTCAACAGCAGTACCGTGATGCCAAAGGACTTGTGGAGCTGATACAGCTCAAATTGCTGGAGGGAAGGTTTCATGTCCTCCATGATGGACCCAATGACATAGAGGCCAATGACCGCCAGCGCGATAAGCCAGTGCAGGGTGATAGCCACAATTCCATAGCGTGTGCTGTCGTTGGTCAAAGAGCGAGCCATGGGAATCCTCTTAATCAGACGATGATTGGGTGGTTTCAGTCCAGAAAACGGGCGTCCAGTTTCGAGCCGCCTGAACACCCTTGAGGTATTCTGTACGCGGAATACTTTTACGGATCGTTTGCATGTCGGTTGTTTCCAGCGCGTTTTCAGTGCCGATGGCCAGGCGCAATGGATTGGTTTGATACAGATAGAGCCATTTTGCGGCGATATGATGAGGGTGATAGTCGGTGCCGCCGGACAGGTAGCCCCGCAAATGCGATGCCTGCGCATCCGCCAATCCGGCCTGCGCGGCCCGTTCTATCCAGTTTCTTCCTTCGGTTTCCTGGCCTAACTGGATCTTGCACAGGCCCAGGGCATGCTGCGCGTTTTCATATCCGCGGCCTCGATTGGCCAGAAGCTGAAGATCTTCCACAGCTTCGTTACACCGGCCAGCGCTGGCAAGCTCAAAGGGGGTCCAGTACTCGCCGGTAAGTGTCTGGCCTTCTTTTTCGGCCTGTTCCGCCTGACGCCGGCGCACTACTTCAGCGCCCGTCTCCCGTGGGTCCGGGGATGTCTGGGCGCGGGCAGATATCGACAGGGTTTCACCATGTCCCGTGGCATGGGCAGCCGCCCATATGGCGCCAATAGCCACCCAGCAGACAGTCAGGATACGGGCCATGCTGGAGGTCATGCAGATGGTCCTACCAATGACCAACATTTTCCATGGATGCCCATGGCTCAGCGGGTTCCTTGGAGGCGCCTTTCTGCAGCAGCTCGACAGATACATTATCCGGTGATCGGACAAAGGCCATGCGCCCATCGCGTGGCGGGCGGTTGATTGTTACGCCTGACGCCTGAAGTTTTTCACAGATCGCGTAGATGTCATCGACTTCATAAGCCAGATGGCCAAAGTTACGTCCTTCGCCAAGCTCTTCGTCATCCCAGTTGTGGGTCAGTTCGACCTGGGCTGACTCGTCGCCGGGCGCGGAGAGAAACACGAGCGAGAAACGCCCATCCTCGATGTCAAAGCGGCCGCGCTGCTCCAGCCCAAGATGATCGCAGTAGAAGGCCAGGGAAGCATCCAGGTCACGGACACGAACCATTGTGTGCAGGTATTTCATTTCGTCTCTCTTCGCGGCAGATTAAAAAGCGCTCGCGCCCGAGATGCCGGGCAGCATTTGACCGTGATGATTGCCCAAGGCTGGGCTAGGGTCAAAGCACATATTTACGCAAGATATCACGCAGTTGGATTAAAGAATGGCAACGACACTCAAGGACTATGTGGATCAGGCAAAGCGCGTTGTCGTCTTTACCGGCGCTGGTATTTCAACTGAATCCGGCATCCCTGACTTCCGCAGTCCGGGTGGGCTGTGGACACAGAATAAGCCGATCTACTTTCAGGATTTCATGGCTTCTGAAGCCATGCGTATTGAAGCCTGGCAGCGGAAATTCAACATGGATGACACCTTCACCAATGCTGAACCCAATGCCGGTCACATGGCGATTGCTCGGCTGGTGCAAAGCGGCAAGGTCACGTCGGTCATTACCCAGAACATCGACAATCTGCATCAGGATTCAGGCATTCCCGATGACCGTATCGTCGAACTGCACGGCAATACGACTTATGCAAAGTGCCTGGATTGTGGCGGGCGTCATGAAATCGAGTTCGTGCGTGCAGGCTTTGAAGAAGACGGGCTCCCGCCACCCTGCAGCAAGTGCAATGGCATTCTGAAGACGGCAACCATCTCGTTTGGTCAAAGCATGCCGGAGGAAGAAATGCTGCGAGCAGAAGCAGCCACCCTGGAGTGCGATCTGTTTATCGCCATTGGCTCATCGCTTGTTGTGTATCCCGCTGCAGGGTTTCCGATCATTGCCAAGCAAAACGGCGCCCGGCTGGTCATCCTCAACCGCGAAGAAACCGAACTGGATGAGATTGCAGATCTTGTCCTGAATACGGAAGCCGGGCCAACGCTGTCGGCGCTGCTTCCCCACAACTAATCCTGTCGCGCTCAGCTTGGTGTCATGGCGACCAATGGCTCAGCCATCGCCTCGGCATCACGAGGCGTGGTCAGCTCGCAATCTACGGGCAGCAATGTGCGCGGGTCGTAGACGGTTCGGCGTTGCAGTTCCCCAACCAGAATATCTTTACGTGGTTCGGTAAGGGGCATCTCCGGCATCGGTGTGTCGTTCATCAAGAGCAGGTAGCGATCATGAACACCGTCCTCGTTCCCCACCGGCATCATGAACTGTTCAATGAGAACCGCAGTGCCGTCGCGTCGGTGATAGGCGCGCAGTGACTGGGTAAGGTTGTGATGCTTAAAGATGTGCTCGTAGAACCGCTCCAGCAAGTCATGTTGCGTACTAGGATATGCATTTTTGACTTCGCGCCCGGTCGCGTCTGCACCGAACGACTCCACCAGAGCCGTGCCTACCAGCGTTATCCGATAGGTAAGGTCGGGCATACGGCGGATCATGACAATGTTAGGGAGAAACGGGCGCATCTGAAACGGCCCGAACTGCGAGGTCGTGGGAAACAATGCGTCGCCGCGAGCTTTGAGCCACGCCTGCAGTGCCTGTTTTGAATCGTCCGAGTGCAGCATCACTTGCGCTTGTTACATTTGGTGTTGCAACGCAGAGTAGAACTGGCTGGTGAATAACTCGTTATGATCATATGTCGGGTCGGTCACCCCTTAAACGCTGTGAGCTTTTCCCGCATCTGCGCGGCGTCTCTTGGCGTAGTTGCAAAGCATGCAACGGGCAGCAGCGTTTCGGGGTGGTACACGGTGCGCTCTTCGAGGCTGCCCAGAGCAATGGTCCGATTGGGATCGCTGCGCGGTCGCTGGGGCAGGGGAACGTTGTAGGCCAGCAGCACGTATCTATCGTGCGCACCATTTTCATCGCTCAGTGGCACCATGAGTTGCTCGATTGTAACGAGGGCGCCTGTTCCCTTGCGTTCATAAACCCGAACTGAGTGGCTGATGTACTGATTGTTGAAAAGCAACTCATAGAAGGCGCTAAGTTCGGCATACACATCATCGGGATAAACCTCGTCCAGAAACCTACCCGTAGCATCAAACCCGAATGCCTCAACCAGACCGGTTCCCTGCAGGGTCACCTTGTAACGACCCTCCGGTGCCTTCCGATACATTGCAATGTTGGGCAGAAAGGGGCGCATCTGGAACGGCCCAAGCTGGGACGCTTTCGGCATCAACTGATCACCACGCGCATCGAGCCATTTGCTCGCGAGTTGCTGTATGTGATCAGCACGGAGCATCTAGGCCCACCCGCCGGACGCGGCAATCACCTGACCGGTAAAGAACCCGCCATCCTCGCTGGCCAGCTGAGCAACCATCGCGGCCACCTCCTCGGGTTTGCCGAGGCGGCCAAGAGGAATGTTCCTGAGAATCTTGGGTGCCTTGTCCGGGTCCGCCATCAGGTCAGGCGGGAAATAGTCCGGGTTCGCTACAAAGTTAGGCGCAATGGCATTGACCTGCACATTGGATGGACCCAGCTCCTTGGCCAGTGCCTTTACTGCCGCATTCATGGCACCGCGCGCGGCGCAATACATGGCGTAGTTGGGCAGACCGTTCAGCGGGGCAGCCGAAGTGAGGAAAACAATCTTGCCTTCCTTGCGTGCCTTCATGTGGCTTGCAACGTGGGACGCAAAGTCAAAAGGCTTCACGACCAATGCTTCCAGGGTGTCGCGCAGAACATCGGAGGCAATGTCCTGAAGTGGCGCGCGGATGGCGGGGTAAGCATCATTGCTGGCCAGAAGGTCAATCTGACCTTCCTTGCCCATCACATGTTCTACGACGTCCGCAGCACTGTGTTGGGTGAGGGCGCTTATGTTTCCCGCCAAAGATTCAAAGGCAGATCGCTTGTCTGCGTCTGAAAACACGGGATCGACGGCAAAGACCCTATAGCCGTCATTGGATAATCGTTTTGCGATGGCATCGCCTACAAAGTGAGTGGCGTCGGTCAGGATGGCGATACGTTTGTCGGTCACGAAAAAGGCCTTGCATTGGGAAATGACTGAGGCAGGTTAACGCGACTTCAATTCTACGCAAACGAGTGATTTGCGTGTACGCGATGGGGAAGAACGAACATGAGCGAGTGGTGGCAAGGTGCCGTCGTCTACCAGATCTATCCGCGCAGCTATATGGACACGGATGGGGACGGCGTTGGTGATCTTGAAGGCATTCGGCGCAAGCTCGACTATGTTGCCTCTCTTGGCGTGGACGCAATCTGGCTATCACCGATCTACCCGTCACCAAACAATGACTTTGGGTATGACGTTGCCGACTATGTGAATGTTGATGCGGCCATGGGGGGTATGGCTGCATTCGATGCGCTGCTTGAAGAAGCCCATGCGCGCGGTTTGAAAGTCATTCTGGATCAGGTCCTGAGCCACACGTCCGACCAGCATGCCTGGTTTCAGGAGAGCCTGACGTCAAAGGACAACCCCAAGTCCGACTGGTATGTGTGGACCGAAGCACGCGAAGACGGTACACCGCCCAACAACTGGCTGGCAGCCTTTGGCGGGGCTTCATGGTCATGGCACCCCCTGCGCCGGCAATACTACTTCCATCAGTTCCTGCGGACGCAGCCCAAGCTGAATTTCCACAATCCCGATGTGGTTGAGGCGGTGCTGAACGTATTGCGTTTCTGGCTCGACAAGGGCGTGGACGGGTTCCGGCTTGATGTTGCCAATTCCTATGTGCACGACGCCTCCCTTGGGGACAACACACCCGTTCCCAAGGAGAAGCGCTCAGCCCTCTCCTGGAGCCACCCAGCCCGCCTGCAGTTTCATGACCATGATTGGAACCAGCCGGAAAACGTCGCCATCATGACCCGCATCCGCGACGTGGTGGACAGCTATGAAGATCGACTGGTGTTTGGCGAGTTTGCCGCAGGTGAGAAGATCCTCGGCCAATATGCGGGCGGCGACGACCGGCTACACACCGCATACACATTCACGCTGTTGGATGCTGCCAACCTCGAGCGCTCGGTCTTTGATCATTACTACAGCCGCATCGCCGGACCGGTGGAAGACCTGTTCCCGTGTGTGACCTTTTCCAACCACGATGTGGCCCGGCCCGTCACACGCTGGTCCAAGGGCCGTGACAAGGCGCAGGTCGCCAAGCTCGGCATGGCGCTCCTCATGTGCCTGCGCGGCACGGCCTTGATGTATCAGGGCGAAGAGCTGGGTCTCGACGACATTGATGTCACCCGCGAGCAGATACAGGACCCGTTCGGCACGTTGTATTTCCCACACTTCAAGGGCAGGGACGGGTGCCGCTCTCCCATGCCGTGGGCGCCGGACGTCCGCTATGCGGGGTTCTCGACTGTTGAGCCGTGGCTGCCCGTTGGGCCGGAGCATCCCGCCCTGTCAGTCAGCACTCAGGAAGCAGACACTGGCTCGACACTGGCGTTTTCCAAGCAAGCGATTGCTCTGCGCAAGGCGCACCCGGTTTTGCAGACCGGTGACATCACACTGCTTGAAACGTCAAACGACGTGCTGGCCTTCACCCGAAGTGACGGAGCTCAGACCATGACGTGCGTGTTCAATTTTGGCGATGAAGACGCAACCATCGACACCAATGCTGTCCTCTCCCCAGAGCTGACCTTAGGCAAGGCTGGCCACGATGCGGGTCAGGTGACAGTTGGCCCGCTGGGGGTCTTTGTCGGGATGAATGCTGAGTAGCAGGCTTACCGGATTCGCGGTGTCGCGGGTCAGACGTAGCTGACCAGCAACATCACTACCAGAAGAATGGCAACCCACAGGACGCTCAGTCCGGTGCCCCATGTGGCGGCTACATTGGTCTGTGGTCCTGCGGCCGTGAACATGGCGCGGAAGGTCCCTACCAGGCGAGCACTCACAAAGTTCTGCCACGCCGAATAGGCCGCAGACGTAACCGACATGACGGTAGCCACAATTGCCGGTCCAAGACGGCGATAGAGCCAGTCCACGTCGATGAGGGCGGATGCCTCGTCGCGTGGCAGAAGTCCCCAGGCCCGAGCAGCGGCGAAAACCAGCAGCGAGAAAGCCAGTCCCTGCATGTGCAGAACAAGACCTGCCGCATCAAAGGCCACATTGTCCCAATAGGGCATGGAGCCGATGCCAACGCAGCCCAGCACACCAATCATCATGGCCAGACGCATGTGCAGAGGCGCGTCCGAAACAGTGTGCTCTTCCTGACGCTCACCGAAGAAGGCCGCAGCGGGTACCCGGAGGCCCGCATGGGCCCAAACACCGGCCACGCCGAACAGGGCCAGCGCCGCCACATAGGGACCTGAATTGGTCCAGAT
The Pyruvatibacter sp. HU-CL02332 genome window above contains:
- a CDS encoding PAS domain-containing protein, giving the protein MLRADHIQQLASKWLDARGDQLMPKASQLGPFQMRPFLPNIAMYRKAPEGRYKVTLQGTGLVEAFGFDATGRFLDEVYPDDVYAELSAFYELLFNNQYISHSVRVYERKGTGALVTIEQLMVPLSDENGAHDRYVLLAYNVPLPQRPRSDPNRTIALGSLEERTVYHPETLLPVACFATTPRDAAQMREKLTAFKG
- a CDS encoding PAS domain-containing protein, whose protein sequence is MLHSDDSKQALQAWLKARGDALFPTTSQFGPFQMRPFLPNIVMIRRMPDLTYRITLVGTALVESFGADATGREVKNAYPSTQHDLLERFYEHIFKHHNLTQSLRAYHRRDGTAVLIEQFMMPVGNEDGVHDRYLLLMNDTPMPEMPLTEPRKDILVGELQRRTVYDPRTLLPVDCELTTPRDAEAMAEPLVAMTPS
- a CDS encoding VOC family protein; protein product: MKYLHTMVRVRDLDASLAFYCDHLGLEQRGRFDIEDGRFSLVFLSAPGDESAQVELTHNWDDEELGEGRNFGHLAYEVDDIYAICEKLQASGVTINRPPRDGRMAFVRSPDNVSVELLQKGASKEPAEPWASMENVGHW
- a CDS encoding SDR family oxidoreductase; translated protein: MTDKRIAILTDATHFVGDAIAKRLSNDGYRVFAVDPVFSDADKRSAFESLAGNISALTQHSAADVVEHVMGKEGQIDLLASNDAYPAIRAPLQDIASDVLRDTLEALVVKPFDFASHVASHMKARKEGKIVFLTSAAPLNGLPNYAMYCAARGAMNAAVKALAKELGPSNVQVNAIAPNFVANPDYFPPDLMADPDKAPKILRNIPLGRLGKPEEVAAMVAQLASEDGGFFTGQVIAASGGWA
- a CDS encoding cytochrome b → MARSLTNDSTRYGIVAITLHWLIALAVIGLYVIGSIMEDMKPSLQQFELYQLHKSFGITVLLLTVVRLVWRIANPQPGLPPGMPAWQRLAAKGTHWGFYTLLLAAPLAGWAMVSASSLNIPTVIFGVFTLPHIEAIASSTNKQALEGWFGDAHELAANGLLALFIAHVGAAFYHHIKLRDSVLLKMLPVSEAAFQERLENEKRTSS
- a CDS encoding Sir2 family NAD-dependent protein deacetylase produces the protein MATTLKDYVDQAKRVVVFTGAGISTESGIPDFRSPGGLWTQNKPIYFQDFMASEAMRIEAWQRKFNMDDTFTNAEPNAGHMAIARLVQSGKVTSVITQNIDNLHQDSGIPDDRIVELHGNTTYAKCLDCGGRHEIEFVRAGFEEDGLPPPCSKCNGILKTATISFGQSMPEEEMLRAEAATLECDLFIAIGSSLVVYPAAGFPIIAKQNGARLVILNREETELDEIADLVLNTEAGPTLSALLPHN
- a CDS encoding alpha-glucosidase family protein, whose amino-acid sequence is MSEWWQGAVVYQIYPRSYMDTDGDGVGDLEGIRRKLDYVASLGVDAIWLSPIYPSPNNDFGYDVADYVNVDAAMGGMAAFDALLEEAHARGLKVILDQVLSHTSDQHAWFQESLTSKDNPKSDWYVWTEAREDGTPPNNWLAAFGGASWSWHPLRRQYYFHQFLRTQPKLNFHNPDVVEAVLNVLRFWLDKGVDGFRLDVANSYVHDASLGDNTPVPKEKRSALSWSHPARLQFHDHDWNQPENVAIMTRIRDVVDSYEDRLVFGEFAAGEKILGQYAGGDDRLHTAYTFTLLDAANLERSVFDHYYSRIAGPVEDLFPCVTFSNHDVARPVTRWSKGRDKAQVAKLGMALLMCLRGTALMYQGEELGLDDIDVTREQIQDPFGTLYFPHFKGRDGCRSPMPWAPDVRYAGFSTVEPWLPVGPEHPALSVSTQEADTGSTLAFSKQAIALRKAHPVLQTGDITLLETSNDVLAFTRSDGAQTMTCVFNFGDEDATIDTNAVLSPELTLGKAGHDAGQVTVGPLGVFVGMNAE